The following coding sequences are from one Methanobacterium bryantii window:
- a CDS encoding biotin--[acetyl-CoA-carboxylase] ligase: MKDKVLETLYEKKGEYIHINDLASRLEIPVSEVHEHVASLKNEGYIIETSSDEEFMLKEDLTLLLPHKLKDKLSTDYIGKEIHYFREVDSTNEVAKKLAREGAPEGTIVIAESQRRGKGRRGKKWISPLGGAWLSIILRPNTLPINAPQLTFIAGVAAAQTIKDEYGLDAGIKWPNDVLIYDKKVCGVLTEISTEINTIDYIITGIGIDANIDVNLLPSELQDTTTSLKSELNQDISRMILVQKFLGNFEAMYDEFNKGNFQEILRKWRQLSKTIGRQVEIRKGTEFIRGEAVGVNSKGALILELEDGTLKKIISGECRHI; this comes from the coding sequence ATGAAAGATAAAGTGTTAGAAACTCTTTATGAAAAAAAAGGAGAATATATCCATATCAACGATCTGGCCTCAAGACTTGAAATTCCAGTATCTGAAGTACATGAACATGTGGCATCACTTAAAAATGAAGGATACATTATAGAAACATCTTCTGATGAGGAATTTATGCTTAAAGAAGATCTAACATTACTGCTGCCACATAAACTCAAAGATAAGCTCAGCACTGATTATATTGGAAAAGAAATTCACTATTTTAGAGAAGTGGACTCCACAAACGAAGTTGCAAAAAAATTGGCCAGAGAAGGTGCACCAGAAGGAACCATTGTAATAGCAGAAAGTCAAAGGAGAGGAAAAGGCAGACGTGGGAAAAAATGGATATCTCCATTAGGTGGCGCATGGCTGTCTATTATCCTGAGACCTAATACATTACCTATCAATGCACCTCAATTAACATTTATAGCAGGTGTTGCAGCTGCACAAACTATAAAAGATGAATATGGACTTGATGCAGGTATAAAATGGCCAAATGATGTTTTAATATATGATAAAAAAGTTTGTGGAGTATTAACTGAGATAAGCACTGAAATAAACACAATTGACTACATCATTACAGGAATTGGAATCGATGCCAATATTGATGTAAATTTACTCCCTTCAGAACTCCAGGATACAACGACGTCTCTTAAAAGCGAACTGAATCAGGATATATCCCGTATGATACTGGTACAAAAGTTCCTTGGAAATTTCGAAGCAATGTATGATGAATTCAACAAGGGTAACTTCCAAGAAATTTTAAGAAAATGGCGTCAGCTTTCAAAAACAATTGGAAGGCAAGTAGAAATTAGAAAAGGAACCGAATTTATCCGTGGGGAAGCTGTAGGTGTAAACAGTAAAGGGGCGTTGATTTTAGAACTGGAAGATGGAACACTGAAAAAAATTATTTCTGGTGAGTGCAGGCATATTTAA
- a CDS encoding PAS domain-containing sensor histidine kinase: protein MIFKETDIKFREIFLKSPIGILFYDKEGKLIAANQSAKDIAGIPESEDVSVNLFNNPDVVSRKEKLIGEGVIKFQSQMNFEDMRDAGYYEPTRSGTAYLDFTISVVDSGYLVQIQDITKRKKIEERLTENEKKYRELVENANSIILKMDKKGQITFFNEFAEKFFGFNKEKIMGKNVIGTIVPETESSGRNLRELINRIVSDPESHINMENENITHDKRRVWVAWTNKGIYDDEGKVTGVLSIGTDITKRKDAENAFKHLMFEASKSKNLILKELQEAHNNLELKVQKRTRELNESNYALRKEIQERRHAEEDLIKSKNYLDKIINSIADPVFVKDNQHCWILLNDAYCKLMGYSREEILGKSDYDFFPPHEADVFWEKDEEVFKTGVENVNEEEFTDSEGNVHILVTKKTLYTDISGEQYIVASIRDITERKKTENNLRQSERKLILAMDMAKLAYWEYDVSLDLFTFDDRFYKLYGTTADHEGGSKMSSEEYAQKFLPPEESHLVNEEMAKALQTDDPDFFGQVEHTIIRADGEKRFIIVRYGVIKNDEGLTIKTYGANQDITELKKAEAALKDSEAKFRGIFDNATDMISLIEGRKDGEYARYIEVNNAGIKRLGYSKNEFLNMGPFDIDEGLETPENMEKLSKEGHVRFETIHVAKNGRRIPVEVIIHFINRNATNIALEISRDITERKKAENELKRSEQKYRTLFNSSPDSTVLIGTDGNLMDVNHAAQEVTGLSKKDLIGKNFTELDLLLDEEMPLHIEKVSQVLRGKNLKPYESRFIDKNGKIHYDETYLKALKKDDEIFAFNVIAHDITERKKAEEKLRETIEELKRSNYELQQFAYITSHDLQEPLRTIASFTQLLERRYGGQLDSDADEFIEFIVDAAVRMKEMIQGLLEYSRVGTQKVEFKEVDMNTELEQALSNLHALINKNNAEITHVHLPNVLADPDQMVRVFQNLISNAIKFRKSDEPPKIHISCQIDKENNEFIFSVADNGIGIEKEYKDKIFEVFKRLHAMGKYEGTGIGLSVVKRIVEQYDGRIWVESELGRGSTFYFTLPFTHSKDL, encoded by the coding sequence ATTATATTTAAAGAAACTGATATTAAATTCAGGGAAATTTTCTTGAAATCTCCAATAGGTATTTTATTTTATGATAAAGAAGGTAAATTAATCGCTGCAAATCAATCAGCTAAGGATATAGCCGGAATTCCAGAATCAGAGGATGTAAGTGTAAACCTATTTAACAATCCTGATGTTGTTTCTAGGAAGGAAAAACTGATTGGTGAAGGGGTAATTAAATTTCAGTCCCAAATGAATTTTGAAGATATGAGGGATGCAGGATATTATGAGCCTACTAGATCAGGGACTGCATACTTAGATTTTACTATTTCTGTTGTTGATTCGGGGTATTTAGTGCAGATTCAGGATATTACTAAACGTAAAAAAATTGAAGAAAGATTAACGGAAAATGAAAAGAAATATCGTGAACTGGTCGAAAATGCCAACAGTATTATCCTTAAAATGGATAAAAAAGGACAAATTACTTTTTTTAATGAATTTGCTGAGAAATTCTTTGGTTTTAATAAAGAAAAAATTATGGGAAAAAATGTTATTGGTACAATAGTCCCTGAAACTGAATCTTCTGGAAGAAACCTCAGAGAACTCATTAACCGGATTGTAAGTGATCCTGAATCTCATATTAATATGGAAAATGAGAATATAACTCATGATAAGAGAAGAGTTTGGGTTGCATGGACAAATAAAGGTATTTATGATGATGAGGGCAAGGTTACAGGCGTTTTAAGTATTGGAACAGATATTACCAAACGTAAAGACGCTGAAAATGCTTTCAAACATTTAATGTTTGAAGCCTCAAAATCAAAGAATTTGATTTTAAAAGAACTGCAGGAAGCCCATAACAATCTGGAATTAAAAGTACAAAAGCGAACTAGAGAGCTTAATGAGTCTAATTATGCGCTGCGAAAAGAAATTCAAGAACGCAGACATGCTGAAGAAGATCTTATTAAATCAAAGAATTATCTTGATAAAATTATAAATTCAATTGCTGATCCTGTTTTTGTTAAGGATAACCAGCACTGCTGGATTCTTTTAAATGATGCTTACTGCAAACTCATGGGTTATTCACGAGAGGAAATTCTGGGAAAATCAGATTATGATTTCTTCCCTCCTCATGAAGCGGATGTTTTCTGGGAGAAAGACGAAGAAGTATTCAAAACGGGAGTGGAAAATGTTAATGAAGAAGAATTTACAGATTCTGAGGGTAATGTGCACATTTTAGTCACTAAAAAAACGTTATACACTGATATTTCTGGGGAACAATATATAGTGGCAAGTATTAGAGATATAACCGAGCGTAAAAAAACTGAAAATAATTTACGCCAGAGTGAAAGGAAACTAATATTGGCTATGGACATGGCTAAATTAGCTTACTGGGAGTATGATGTCAGTTTAGACTTGTTTACTTTTGATGATCGTTTTTATAAGTTGTATGGGACCACTGCTGACCATGAAGGAGGATCCAAAATGTCTTCTGAAGAATATGCCCAAAAATTTCTTCCTCCTGAAGAATCACACCTGGTAAATGAAGAAATGGCCAAAGCTTTACAGACAGATGATCCTGACTTTTTTGGACAGGTTGAACACACAATTATAAGGGCTGACGGTGAAAAACGTTTTATTATAGTCCGTTATGGAGTTATTAAGAATGATGAAGGTCTAACAATCAAAACGTATGGTGCAAATCAGGATATTACTGAACTTAAGAAAGCTGAAGCTGCTTTAAAGGATAGTGAAGCGAAGTTCCGCGGAATTTTTGATAATGCAACAGATATGATTAGTTTAATTGAAGGCAGGAAAGACGGCGAATATGCAAGATATATTGAAGTTAATAATGCAGGAATTAAGCGATTGGGTTATAGTAAGAATGAATTTTTAAATATGGGTCCTTTTGATATTGACGAAGGGCTTGAAACACCTGAAAATATGGAAAAGCTCTCTAAAGAGGGTCATGTCCGTTTTGAAACAATCCATGTAGCTAAAAATGGAAGAAGAATACCTGTAGAGGTTATTATTCATTTTATTAACCGCAATGCAACAAATATTGCCCTTGAAATTTCTCGTGATATAACAGAGCGTAAAAAAGCAGAGAATGAGCTTAAAAGGAGTGAACAAAAGTATAGAACCCTTTTTAATTCATCACCAGATTCTACAGTACTTATAGGAACTGATGGCAATTTAATGGATGTAAACCATGCAGCACAGGAAGTTACAGGATTATCTAAGAAAGATTTAATTGGAAAAAATTTTACAGAACTGGACTTATTGCTTGATGAAGAAATGCCGTTGCATATAGAAAAAGTTTCCCAAGTTTTAAGAGGAAAGAATTTAAAGCCGTATGAATCTCGATTTATTGATAAGAACGGCAAAATCCATTACGATGAAACCTATTTAAAAGCATTAAAAAAGGATGATGAAATATTTGCTTTCAATGTAATTGCTCATGATATTACTGAACGTAAAAAGGCGGAAGAGAAATTAAGAGAAACAATCGAAGAGTTGAAACGTTCTAATTATGAACTTCAGCAGTTTGCTTATATTACTTCCCATGATCTCCAGGAGCCTCTTAGAACGATTGCAAGTTTTACACAGCTTCTTGAAAGAAGATATGGGGGTCAACTAGATTCTGACGCTGATGAGTTTATTGAATTTATAGTAGATGCTGCTGTTCGTATGAAAGAAATGATTCAGGGATTACTTGAATATTCTCGTGTTGGGACTCAAAAAGTTGAATTTAAAGAAGTAGATATGAATACTGAACTTGAGCAAGCTTTGTCTAATTTACATGCATTAATCAACAAAAACAATGCTGAGATTACACATGTTCATCTTCCAAATGTACTGGCTGATCCTGATCAGATGGTTAGAGTTTTCCAGAACTTAATTAGTAATGCCATTAAATTTAGAAAGTCTGATGAACCTCCAAAAATCCATATTTCATGCCAGATAGATAAAGAAAATAATGAATTTATTTTTTCTGTTGCAGATAATGGGATAGGGATAGAAAAAGAATATAAAGATAAAATTTTTGAAGTTTTTAAACGATTACATGCAATGGGCAAATATGAAGGAACTGGAATAGGTTTATCAGTTGTTAAAAGAATAGTAGAGCAATACGATGGGCGAATTTGGGTTGAATCAGAACTGGGCAGGGGTTCGACTTTTTATTTCACTTTACCATTTACCCACTCAAAAGATCTTTGA
- the rtcA gene encoding RNA 3'-terminal phosphate cyclase, whose amino-acid sequence MIEIDGSHGEGGGALLRISTALSALTMNPIHITNIRANRPRSGLMPQHLNAVKAVAGLSNARVEGLEIESKELFFYPENVKGGTYNIDVKTAGSVTLVLQAFMIPVVFADAPVNIKIRGGTDVRWSPPVNYLQQVTLPVLRSMGYNAELDIIRRGHYPRGGGIINVKINPVKKLNPINIGDLEVDKIRGISHAVKLPEHVAVRQAESAEKVLKANGFDAEIEVEHSDNTLGPGSGIVLWTEGNTRVGGSSIGERGVRAEKVGEIAAEELLYNISRGAAVDKYIGDQIIPYMAIAGKSRVKTAELTLHAVTNIFVTEKIMGKKFDVDGKVGEIAIISAD is encoded by the coding sequence ATGATTGAAATAGATGGATCTCATGGAGAAGGTGGGGGAGCTCTTTTACGCATATCTACTGCATTATCTGCTTTAACCATGAACCCTATTCACATAACTAATATTCGTGCAAATCGGCCTAGATCGGGTTTAATGCCCCAACATTTAAATGCTGTAAAGGCTGTTGCAGGTTTATCTAATGCACGCGTTGAAGGACTTGAAATAGAGTCAAAAGAACTGTTTTTTTATCCTGAAAATGTAAAGGGTGGAACTTATAATATCGACGTTAAAACTGCTGGAAGCGTTACTTTGGTCCTCCAGGCATTTATGATACCTGTTGTATTTGCAGATGCCCCTGTAAACATTAAAATAAGAGGGGGTACCGATGTGAGGTGGTCTCCACCTGTAAATTATCTTCAACAGGTTACCCTCCCTGTTTTAAGATCAATGGGATATAACGCAGAATTAGATATAATCCGCAGGGGCCATTATCCTCGTGGCGGAGGTATCATCAATGTTAAAATAAACCCTGTAAAAAAATTAAATCCAATCAATATAGGTGATTTAGAGGTAGATAAAATAAGGGGAATATCTCATGCTGTAAAACTACCTGAACATGTTGCAGTAAGACAGGCTGAAAGTGCAGAAAAAGTCCTTAAAGCGAATGGATTTGATGCCGAAATTGAAGTAGAACATTCTGATAACACATTAGGGCCAGGATCTGGCATCGTTCTCTGGACAGAGGGAAATACCAGAGTTGGCGGAAGTTCCATTGGTGAAAGAGGAGTAAGAGCGGAAAAAGTTGGCGAAATAGCAGCAGAAGAACTTTTATATAATATATCTCGTGGAGCTGCAGTTGATAAATATATTGGAGATCAGATTATCCCTTATATGGCCATAGCGGGTAAATCAAGGGTAAAAACTGCAGAGTTGACTTTGCATGCTGTTACGAATATATTTGTAACAGAGAAAATAATGGGCAAAAAATTTGATGTGGATGGGAAAGTAGGAGAAATTGCTATCATTAGTGCGGATTAA
- a CDS encoding TIGR03576 family pyridoxal phosphate-dependent enzyme yields the protein MLIKSPVDEVKKRENSFRIISSILKQNGRNALYDLTGLAGGFKLSQEDLDLLETYAGPAIFESELQNLGKEHLGGEKILAFNRTTSGILATILALVSSGDEVIHYLPKFPSHPSIPRSTALVGASYREFDNLDEFEIKDNTSLVIITGSTMDHDIIKEDEFLKIIEISGSKNIPVFVDDASGARLRTVLYNQPKAMDMGADLVITSTDKLMDGPRAGLMAGKGEIVDLIKSKAHQFGLEAQSATIVGIIKAIESFNGERMIDAFRKKHLVYEAIKKGISSIKETPTGVMLSADDLINELKQKGVETEFSPADVACVFSALLLRNYHIVTIPAVGMPGASPTIRIDLAAEDAERVDKEYIVKAFIETFSHLNEIVNYKEACELVLYEYDD from the coding sequence ATGCTTATTAAATCTCCTGTTGATGAAGTAAAAAAGAGAGAAAACTCATTTAGAATTATCAGTTCCATTTTGAAGCAAAATGGAAGAAATGCACTTTACGATTTAACAGGCCTTGCTGGAGGATTTAAATTGAGTCAGGAAGATTTAGATCTCCTTGAAACATATGCAGGCCCTGCTATATTTGAAAGTGAATTACAAAATCTTGGAAAAGAGCATCTGGGTGGAGAAAAGATACTTGCATTTAATAGAACAACATCCGGAATTCTAGCAACTATTCTAGCTCTTGTATCAAGTGGTGATGAAGTTATTCATTATTTACCCAAATTTCCATCTCATCCTTCCATTCCTCGAAGTACCGCGCTTGTAGGTGCTTCTTACAGGGAATTTGATAATCTCGATGAATTTGAAATTAAGGATAACACTTCTTTAGTTATTATAACTGGTTCTACAATGGACCATGATATCATAAAAGAAGATGAATTTTTGAAAATAATAGAAATATCAGGATCAAAAAATATCCCTGTGTTTGTAGATGACGCATCTGGAGCAAGGTTAAGAACTGTATTGTACAATCAGCCCAAAGCGATGGATATGGGTGCTGATCTGGTTATAACCAGTACTGATAAGTTAATGGATGGTCCAAGGGCAGGACTCATGGCTGGAAAAGGCGAAATTGTAGACTTAATAAAGTCTAAGGCACATCAATTCGGCCTTGAAGCTCAATCTGCAACGATCGTAGGAATAATAAAGGCAATTGAAAGCTTCAATGGAGAAAGAATGATTGATGCCTTCCGAAAAAAACATCTGGTCTATGAAGCTATAAAAAAAGGAATTAGTAGTATTAAAGAAACACCAACAGGTGTAATGCTTTCAGCTGATGATCTGATAAATGAATTAAAGCAGAAGGGTGTTGAAACTGAATTTAGTCCAGCAGATGTTGCATGTGTTTTTTCAGCACTTCTACTTAGAAACTATCATATAGTTACAATTCCTGCAGTTGGAATGCCTGGAGCGTCACCAACTATACGGATAGATCTTGCAGCAGAAGATGCTGAACGTGTTGATAAGGAGTATATTGTTAAGGCATTTATAGAGACTTTTTCACATCTAAATGAAATTGTAAACTATAAGGAAGCATGTGAATTAGTTTTATATGAATATGATGATTAA
- a CDS encoding TIGR00288 family NYN domain-containing protein: MRSFEKLTSLKDYIPLKKREAGGKTIGLLVDGPNMLRKEFSLNLDIVRKIVADFGDMRVGKVLLNQYASDKLIEAIVNQGFTPVVVAGDTDVYMAVEGMELIYNPNIDVVALMTRDADFLPIINKAKENGKETIVIGVEPGFSAALQNSADHAIVLKAETKGRSDQDTREENAY; this comes from the coding sequence ATGCGTAGCTTTGAAAAACTGACTTCCTTAAAGGATTACATTCCTTTAAAAAAAAGGGAAGCAGGTGGAAAGACTATAGGTCTTCTTGTTGATGGACCGAATATGCTAAGGAAAGAATTTAGCCTTAATCTTGATATTGTAAGAAAAATTGTGGCTGATTTTGGTGATATGAGGGTGGGTAAAGTCCTTTTAAATCAATACGCTTCAGATAAACTTATAGAAGCTATTGTAAATCAGGGATTTACTCCAGTTGTCGTTGCGGGAGATACTGATGTTTATATGGCTGTTGAAGGTATGGAATTGATTTATAATCCTAATATTGATGTTGTTGCTCTCATGACTCGTGACGCTGATTTTTTACCCATTATAAACAAAGCAAAGGAAAATGGGAAAGAAACAATTGTAATTGGTGTAGAGCCGGGATTCAGTGCTGCACTGCAGAACTCTGCAGACCATGCTATTGTCTTAAAAGCTGAAACTAAAGGCAGATCTGATCAGGACACAAGGGAAGAAAATGCTTATTAA
- a CDS encoding DUF421 domain-containing protein, whose product MALFESMWYFQNWNGVLRVLLVGIPMYFILVFMLRISGKRTLSKMNQFDFVITIAFGSTIASILLSSTVSLAEGVTALALLIFLQFIVTWTSVRSSKIDKLVKSEPKLLFYRGNFLKSAMKSERVTESEIYSTMRNMGINSIEDVDTVIIETNGSLSIISQISHNKTPPP is encoded by the coding sequence ATGGCACTGTTTGAATCAATGTGGTATTTTCAAAATTGGAATGGGGTTTTAAGGGTATTATTAGTGGGCATACCAATGTATTTTATATTAGTATTCATGCTGCGTATTTCAGGAAAGCGTACGCTTTCAAAGATGAACCAGTTTGACTTTGTAATTACCATAGCATTTGGTTCCACTATTGCATCTATTTTACTCAGTTCAACTGTTTCACTTGCTGAGGGGGTTACAGCACTGGCACTTTTAATATTCCTGCAGTTTATTGTTACATGGACATCTGTAAGATCTTCAAAAATAGATAAACTGGTAAAGTCTGAACCTAAACTTCTCTTTTACCGGGGAAATTTTCTTAAAAGTGCAATGAAATCAGAGCGCGTAACAGAATCTGAAATTTATTCAACTATGAGAAACATGGGCATAAACAGTATTGAAGACGTTGATACAGTAATCATTGAAACTAATGGTTCATTAAGTATAATATCTCAAATTAGCCATAATAAAACGCCCCCACCATAA
- a CDS encoding DUF2795 domain-containing protein, whose amino-acid sequence MKIFKALKDMDYPASKHDLVQKAKDNNARIELIHKIENLPDERFNSEEDV is encoded by the coding sequence TTGAAAATTTTTAAAGCACTGAAGGACATGGATTATCCTGCAAGTAAACATGATTTAGTACAAAAAGCGAAAGATAATAATGCCCGCATTGAATTAATTCATAAGATAGAAAATTTACCTGATGAACGTTTTAATTCAGAAGAAGACGTTTAA
- a CDS encoding sulfite exporter TauE/SafE family protein — translation MKDKKTSLLAFAIGGPIGCLGGLIGLGGAEFRLPFLLKTFNKKAKKAVALNMLISLITVVSAIYFRSCNFDISLIVPQVLLMAAIIIGSTTGAYWGIGMLTKVSDTLFKKILLILLLIMGLLLISESFITFGSMGIMFGSLYTELIVAVFCGVLIGIISSLLGVAGGEVIIPILILLFGIDVKLAGTMSLIISLPTMLVGITRHAKNKMYIDRSELGSLVLPMGVASIIGASIGAFLVIYAPSQLLKIILGALLIFTSIKILTEKN, via the coding sequence ATGAAAGATAAAAAAACGTCTCTTTTAGCATTTGCTATAGGTGGGCCTATCGGCTGTTTAGGTGGATTAATAGGTTTAGGTGGGGCTGAATTTAGGCTTCCTTTCCTATTAAAAACTTTTAATAAAAAGGCTAAAAAAGCAGTGGCATTAAATATGCTGATAAGTTTAATCACAGTTGTATCGGCGATATATTTTAGATCCTGTAATTTCGATATCTCTCTTATTGTTCCTCAAGTGTTGCTAATGGCAGCAATCATTATAGGTTCTACAACAGGTGCTTACTGGGGAATAGGAATGCTAACTAAAGTATCTGATACTTTGTTTAAAAAAATACTGTTAATATTGCTTTTAATCATGGGATTGCTCCTTATTAGTGAAAGCTTTATCACCTTCGGCTCAATGGGAATAATGTTCGGCAGTCTATATACTGAGCTAATTGTAGCTGTATTCTGTGGAGTACTTATTGGAATCATCAGCAGTCTTTTAGGGGTTGCTGGTGGAGAAGTTATAATTCCAATATTAATTCTACTCTTCGGAATAGACGTTAAATTAGCAGGGACAATGAGTTTAATCATCAGTTTACCTACTATGCTTGTCGGAATCACAAGACATGCTAAAAATAAAATGTATATTGACAGGTCCGAACTCGGCTCTTTAGTCTTGCCAATGGGTGTCGCTTCTATTATCGGTGCTTCAATAGGTGCATTCTTAGTTATATATGCCCCTTCACAGCTATTAAAAATCATATTAGGTGCGTTATTAATATTTACATCCATTAAAATACTCACCGAGAAAAATTAA